Proteins from a genomic interval of Schistosoma mansoni strain Puerto Rico chromosome 2, complete genome:
- a CDS encoding putative immunophilin: MADNDGQESGAQQRVEDEYLKDFMDLSPSGDRGILKKVLREGYSDVKPCDGDTVIVHYVGTNYGGEKHGEVFDSSRARNEKFEFTIGNGSVIKAWDVGVATMKLGEICELIASPDYAYKDGKTLKFEVELFETLGSDVSRNKDGSIRKSIIRKGKDIYNPVAGAEATIVFRNLTDSTEDVEVTYCVGDPPLTVPEELDQCLRHMSTDEFCRVVVCKDKNSAAEVADKSRVVYELTLKSFEKTKHLSGISPFSEQMAYANVLKEKANNFLKDSKFDSAIELYKRLDDELQYIVANGPAEQKELSAVIVAVRLNLGLTYLKLCKPDKCIEFCRKVLDVFGNNEKALFRMGQAHLLRNDHDEALVYFKKIVAKNPNNASAVKLLHMCEEEIQKAKDMAKKRFRSIFERCKDSGLDGVEEHKDGVALNGEKSAL; this comes from the exons ATGGCTGATAATGATGGTCAGGAGTCTGGAGCCCAGCAACGGGTCGAAGATGAATATCTAAAGGATTTCATGGATTTAAGCCCATCTGGTGATCGTGGCATCCTCAAAAAAGTATTGCGAGAGGGCTATTCTGACGTCAAGCCATGTGATGGCGACACTGTGATTGTACATTATGTTGGAACCAACTATGGTGGAGAAAAACACGGTGAGGTCTTTGACTCAAGTAGGGCTCGAAATGAGAAGTTTGAATTTACTATTGGAAATG GCAGTGTAATAAAGGCTTGGGATGTCGGTGTCGCTACAATGAAGTTGGGAGAAATTTGTGAACTAATTGCGTCTCCTGATTATGCTTACAAAGATGGGAAAACTCTAAAATTTGAGGTGGAGCTTTTCGAAACCTTGG GCTCTGATGTCAGCAGAAACAAGGATGGAAGTATTCGCAAATCAATTATTAGGAAAGGGAAGGATATCTACAATCCTGTTGCTGGTGCCGAGGCCACAATTGTCTTCCGCAATCTGACGGATTCAACAGAGGATGTGGAGGTGACATATTGCGTCGGCGATCCCCCGTTAACTGTGCCAGAAGAGTTGGATCAATGTCTTCGTCATATGAGTACAGATGAGTTTTGTCGTGTTGTGGTCTGCAAAGATAAAAATTCAGCAGCTGAAGTTGCAGACAAAAGTCGGGTGGTTTATGAATTAACGCTCAAGTCTTTTGAGAAG ACTAAACATCTATCTGGTATCTCACCATTTTCAGAGCAGATGGCGTATGCAAATGTACTGAAAGAAAAAGCGAACAACTTTCTAAAG GATTCTAAATTTGATTCTGCTATTGAATTGTACAAACGTTTAGATGATGAGTTGCAGTACATTGTGGCTAATGGCCCTGCAGAGCAAAAGGAATTATCCGCAGTTATTGTAGCCGTCCGACTTAATTTAGGTTTGACTTACCTGAAGCTATGTAAACCAGATAAATGTATTGAGTTCTGCCGGAAGGTGTTGGACGTTTTTGGTAACAACGAAAAGGCGTTATTCAGGATGGGTCAg GCGCATCTACTGCGTAACGACCACGATGAGGCATTGGTTTATTTCAAGAAGATTGTAGCAAAGAATCCCAACAATGCATCGGCTGTAAAGCTGCTGCATATGTGTGAAGAAGAGATTCAAAAGGCCAAAGATATGGCAAAGAAAAGGTTCCGAAGTATTTTTGAGCGCTGTAAAGAC TCTGGACTGGATGGTGTTGAAGAGCATAAAGACGGGGTTGCATTAAATGGCGAAAAATCTGCATTGTAA
- a CDS encoding putative immunophilin, producing MADNDGQESGAQQRVEDEYLKDFMDLSPSGDRGILKKVLREGYSDVKPCDGDTVIVHYVGTNYGGEKHGEVFDSSRARNEKFEFTIGNGSVIKAWDVGVATMKLGEICELIASPDYAYKDGKTLKFEVELFETLGSDVSRNKDGSIRKSIIRKGKDIYNPVAGAEATIVFRNLTDSTEDVEVTYCVGDPPLTVPEELDQCLRHMSTDEFCRVVVCKDKNSAAEVADKSRVVYELTLKSFEKTKHLSGISPFSEQMAYANVLKEKANNFLKDSKFDSAIELYKRLDDELQYIVANGPAEQKELSAVIVAVRLNLGLTYLKLCKPDKCIEFCRKVLDVFGNNEKALFRMGQAHLLRNDHDEALVYFKKIVAKNPNNASAVKLLHMCEEEIQKAKDMAKKRFRSIFERCKDVSRNCL from the exons ATGGCTGATAATGATGGTCAGGAGTCTGGAGCCCAGCAACGGGTCGAAGATGAATATCTAAAGGATTTCATGGATTTAAGCCCATCTGGTGATCGTGGCATCCTCAAAAAAGTATTGCGAGAGGGCTATTCTGACGTCAAGCCATGTGATGGCGACACTGTGATTGTACATTATGTTGGAACCAACTATGGTGGAGAAAAACACGGTGAGGTCTTTGACTCAAGTAGGGCTCGAAATGAGAAGTTTGAATTTACTATTGGAAATG GCAGTGTAATAAAGGCTTGGGATGTCGGTGTCGCTACAATGAAGTTGGGAGAAATTTGTGAACTAATTGCGTCTCCTGATTATGCTTACAAAGATGGGAAAACTCTAAAATTTGAGGTGGAGCTTTTCGAAACCTTGG GCTCTGATGTCAGCAGAAACAAGGATGGAAGTATTCGCAAATCAATTATTAGGAAAGGGAAGGATATCTACAATCCTGTTGCTGGTGCCGAGGCCACAATTGTCTTCCGCAATCTGACGGATTCAACAGAGGATGTGGAGGTGACATATTGCGTCGGCGATCCCCCGTTAACTGTGCCAGAAGAGTTGGATCAATGTCTTCGTCATATGAGTACAGATGAGTTTTGTCGTGTTGTGGTCTGCAAAGATAAAAATTCAGCAGCTGAAGTTGCAGACAAAAGTCGGGTGGTTTATGAATTAACGCTCAAGTCTTTTGAGAAG ACTAAACATCTATCTGGTATCTCACCATTTTCAGAGCAGATGGCGTATGCAAATGTACTGAAAGAAAAAGCGAACAACTTTCTAAAG GATTCTAAATTTGATTCTGCTATTGAATTGTACAAACGTTTAGATGATGAGTTGCAGTACATTGTGGCTAATGGCCCTGCAGAGCAAAAGGAATTATCCGCAGTTATTGTAGCCGTCCGACTTAATTTAGGTTTGACTTACCTGAAGCTATGTAAACCAGATAAATGTATTGAGTTCTGCCGGAAGGTGTTGGACGTTTTTGGTAACAACGAAAAGGCGTTATTCAGGATGGGTCAg GCGCATCTACTGCGTAACGACCACGATGAGGCATTGGTTTATTTCAAGAAGATTGTAGCAAAGAATCCCAACAATGCATCGGCTGTAAAGCTGCTGCATATGTGTGAAGAAGAGATTCAAAAGGCCAAAGATATGGCAAAGAAAAGGTTCCGAAGTATTTTTGAGCGCTGTAAAGACGTAAGTCGAAATTGCCTGTAA
- a CDS encoding putative immunophilin: protein MKLGEICELIASPDYAYKDGKTLKFEVELFETLGSDVSRNKDGSIRKSIIRKGKDIYNPVAGAEATIVFRNLTDSTEDVEVTYCVGDPPLTVPEELDQCLRHMSTDEFCRVVVCKDKNSAAEVADKSRVVYELTLKSFEKTKHLSGISPFSEQMAYANVLKEKANNFLKDSKFDSAIELYKRLDDELQYIVANGPAEQKELSAVIVAVRLNLGLTYLKLCKPDKCIEFCRKVLDVFGNNEKALFRMGQAHLLRNDHDEALVYFKKIVAKNPNNASAVKLLHMCEEEIQKAKDMAKKRFRSIFERCKDSGLDGVEEHKDGVALNGEKSAL, encoded by the exons ATGAAGTTGGGAGAAATTTGTGAACTAATTGCGTCTCCTGATTATGCTTACAAAGATGGGAAAACTCTAAAATTTGAGGTGGAGCTTTTCGAAACCTTGG GCTCTGATGTCAGCAGAAACAAGGATGGAAGTATTCGCAAATCAATTATTAGGAAAGGGAAGGATATCTACAATCCTGTTGCTGGTGCCGAGGCCACAATTGTCTTCCGCAATCTGACGGATTCAACAGAGGATGTGGAGGTGACATATTGCGTCGGCGATCCCCCGTTAACTGTGCCAGAAGAGTTGGATCAATGTCTTCGTCATATGAGTACAGATGAGTTTTGTCGTGTTGTGGTCTGCAAAGATAAAAATTCAGCAGCTGAAGTTGCAGACAAAAGTCGGGTGGTTTATGAATTAACGCTCAAGTCTTTTGAGAAG ACTAAACATCTATCTGGTATCTCACCATTTTCAGAGCAGATGGCGTATGCAAATGTACTGAAAGAAAAAGCGAACAACTTTCTAAAG GATTCTAAATTTGATTCTGCTATTGAATTGTACAAACGTTTAGATGATGAGTTGCAGTACATTGTGGCTAATGGCCCTGCAGAGCAAAAGGAATTATCCGCAGTTATTGTAGCCGTCCGACTTAATTTAGGTTTGACTTACCTGAAGCTATGTAAACCAGATAAATGTATTGAGTTCTGCCGGAAGGTGTTGGACGTTTTTGGTAACAACGAAAAGGCGTTATTCAGGATGGGTCAg GCGCATCTACTGCGTAACGACCACGATGAGGCATTGGTTTATTTCAAGAAGATTGTAGCAAAGAATCCCAACAATGCATCGGCTGTAAAGCTGCTGCATATGTGTGAAGAAGAGATTCAAAAGGCCAAAGATATGGCAAAGAAAAGGTTCCGAAGTATTTTTGAGCGCTGTAAAGAC TCTGGACTGGATGGTGTTGAAGAGCATAAAGACGGGGTTGCATTAAATGGCGAAAAATCTGCATTGTAA